The genomic region CCTCGCCCTCCATCTCGTCGGCGAGGCCCACCAGCCAGGCCAGCAGGTCGCGGGCCTCGTCGTCGGTGAGGCCCTCGGTCAGGGTTTCGTCTTCGAAGAAGACCTCAGCGGGATGGGGCACGCAGCACCTCTTCCGGGTAGACGTAGCCAAGTGCGCGCGCCTTGGCCTCGAGGTAGGCGGGGTCGTCGGCGTGGGCCAGCTCGCTCTTCAGGGCCTCCACCTCGGCGGCGAGCGCCTCCAGCTGGCCGTCCACGATGCGGACCTCCTGCCGCA from Oceanithermus desulfurans harbors:
- a CDS encoding septum formation initiator family protein is translated as MKQGIVGRVLYVLFALGTAHLLLLAGVEAQRGWALRQEVRIVDGQLEALAAEVEALKSELAHADDPAYLEAKARALGYVYPEEVLRAPSR